In Deltaproteobacteria bacterium, a single window of DNA contains:
- a CDS encoding enoyl-CoA hydratase/isomerase family protein: MAREDILFNKEDQIATITLNCPERKNALTYEMIDQWAQGLQVWRDDPEVKVIIVTGAGDAFCSGVYFQSRPGEQAKEPTPFERKSVLWDRIHRIPLTLEDIDKPVIAALNGVAVGAGLDMALMCDLRFAAASARFSEGYVKVGLVPGDGGAYYLPRLVGIAKALELLWTGDFIEAHEAERIGMINRVFPDDRLMEETYRFARRLADGPTKVIQLIKRATYQSSRVDLRTALDMISSHMGVIRSTQDSQDALKAMMAGLKDDKK; encoded by the coding sequence ATGGCACGCGAGGACATTTTGTTCAACAAGGAAGATCAGATCGCCACCATAACCCTGAACTGCCCGGAAAGAAAGAACGCCCTTACTTACGAGATGATAGACCAATGGGCGCAAGGGCTACAGGTTTGGCGCGACGATCCTGAGGTCAAGGTCATCATAGTCACGGGCGCGGGAGACGCCTTTTGCAGCGGGGTGTATTTTCAATCGCGGCCAGGAGAACAGGCAAAAGAGCCGACGCCGTTTGAACGGAAAAGTGTTTTATGGGACCGGATTCACCGCATCCCCTTAACCCTGGAAGACATTGATAAACCGGTTATCGCCGCCTTAAACGGCGTGGCTGTGGGCGCGGGACTGGATATGGCCTTGATGTGCGATCTGCGCTTTGCCGCCGCGTCGGCGCGTTTCTCCGAAGGATACGTCAAGGTCGGTCTCGTGCCCGGTGACGGGGGAGCCTATTACCTGCCCCGGCTGGTGGGCATTGCCAAGGCCCTTGAACTTCTGTGGACCGGGGACTTTATTGAGGCCCACGAAGCGGAACGCATCGGTATGATCAACAGGGTCTTTCCGGACGACCGGTTGATGGAAGAAACCTACCGGTTTGCCAGGCGGCTGGCAGACGGCCCCACCAAGGTTATCCAGCTGATCAAGCGCGCCACCTACCAGAGCAGCCGGGTGGACCTGAGGACGGCCCTGGATATGATTTCCTCTCACATGGGCGTGATCCGATCCACGCAAGACAGCCAGGACGCCTTAAAGGCCATGATGGCCGGATTGAAGGACGATAAAAAATAA
- a CDS encoding thiamine pyrophosphate-binding protein, which yields MAIMTARQAIMEIFLAEGVQYVFGNPGTTELGFLDILADYPQIKYILSLHEGVALGMAHMYASASGKTGVVNLHVAPGLGNAIGALYNASVGKMPLVVTVGQQDSRMLVREPILAHDLIGMARPLTKWAVQLQHAEEIPIIFPRAFKTAQDAPRGPVLVALPDNVIEEEADFPPPRPTVPFRRIRPDQQGVAAAAALLAKASTPVIICGEGVTWSQAQTELVQLAELLGAQVWSTMFTGALNFPASHPQFRGELQAEYRTIRTALGEADLVLAVGANLFDESFYAKDSPLPQGCVLIQLDNSSWEIGKNIPAAVGLLADPKPGLQELLAAVTSSMDEPARKSAAERRAAMTAQKQQELKRQEKRARDKWGNMPISPPRFMAELRDCLPGDAVIYNETITASADLMRTLLPEKPGSYFGNHGGGIGQGLPGALGVKLACPERPVVALIGDGSAMYTVQSFWTAAHHHIPVLYIILNNQTYRILKYNLNRYRQARRQEPRPNYPFMDLTDPPLDFVEIARGMGIEGKSVTRPEDVKPAVKEALSLDKPYVLEVRTEGRLSAR from the coding sequence ATGGCCATCATGACCGCACGCCAGGCCATTATGGAAATTTTTTTGGCAGAAGGCGTTCAATATGTTTTTGGTAATCCTGGCACGACCGAGCTGGGTTTTCTTGATATTCTGGCGGACTATCCGCAGATAAAGTACATCCTCTCCCTGCACGAGGGGGTCGCCCTGGGCATGGCGCACATGTACGCCAGCGCCTCGGGCAAGACCGGCGTCGTGAACCTGCACGTGGCGCCAGGACTGGGTAACGCTATCGGCGCTCTGTATAACGCTTCGGTAGGCAAAATGCCGCTGGTGGTCACGGTCGGGCAGCAGGACAGCCGCATGCTGGTCCGTGAACCCATCCTGGCGCACGACCTGATCGGTATGGCCAGACCCCTGACCAAGTGGGCCGTTCAATTACAGCATGCCGAAGAGATTCCGATTATTTTTCCGCGGGCCTTCAAGACGGCGCAGGACGCGCCGCGCGGGCCGGTCCTGGTCGCCCTGCCAGACAACGTCATCGAGGAAGAAGCGGATTTCCCTCCGCCTCGCCCCACCGTTCCTTTTCGCCGCATTCGACCCGATCAACAAGGCGTCGCCGCGGCCGCGGCGCTGCTCGCCAAGGCCAGCACCCCGGTAATTATTTGCGGCGAGGGAGTGACATGGTCTCAAGCCCAAACGGAACTGGTTCAGCTGGCCGAGCTTTTAGGGGCTCAGGTCTGGAGCACCATGTTCACCGGGGCCCTGAACTTTCCGGCCTCACATCCCCAGTTTCGCGGGGAGCTGCAGGCCGAATACAGGACCATCCGCACGGCGCTCGGTGAGGCTGACCTGGTCCTGGCCGTGGGCGCCAATCTCTTTGATGAGTCATTCTACGCCAAAGATTCTCCCCTGCCTCAAGGCTGTGTCCTGATACAGCTGGACAATTCGTCCTGGGAAATCGGAAAGAACATCCCGGCGGCTGTGGGCCTGCTGGCCGATCCCAAACCGGGTCTGCAGGAACTCCTGGCAGCGGTGACATCGAGCATGGATGAACCGGCCAGGAAAAGCGCCGCCGAACGCCGCGCCGCCATGACGGCTCAAAAGCAGCAGGAGCTTAAGCGCCAGGAGAAGCGCGCCCGGGATAAATGGGGCAACATGCCGATCTCCCCGCCGCGTTTCATGGCCGAGCTGCGTGACTGCCTGCCAGGCGACGCGGTGATCTATAACGAGACCATCACCGCTTCAGCCGACCTGATGCGCACCCTCCTGCCTGAGAAGCCTGGAAGTTATTTTGGCAATCATGGCGGCGGCATCGGCCAGGGACTGCCTGGAGCGCTCGGGGTCAAGCTGGCCTGTCCCGAGCGGCCGGTGGTGGCCCTCATCGGCGACGGCTCAGCCATGTATACGGTGCAGAGCTTCTGGACCGCGGCGCATCACCATATTCCGGTGCTCTATATCATCCTGAACAATCAGACCTATCGTATCTTGAAGTACAATCTGAACCGGTACCGGCAGGCCAGGCGCCAGGAGCCGCGCCCTAACTACCCCTTCATGGACCTGACCGACCCGCCCCTGGATTTCGTGGAAATCGCCCGCGGCATGGGGATTGAAGGAAAGAGCGTCACCCGGCCGGAGGATGTAAAACCGGCGGTCAAGGAAGCGCTGAGCCTCGATAAGCCATATGTTCTGGAAGTAAGGACTGAAGGGCGCCTCTCAGCACGGTGA
- a CDS encoding alpha/beta fold hydrolase — MSNQALYYEVHGSHGPFILLVHGILSSRAQWKLNLEALKAFSRPVIIELFGHGRSPAPDDPECYSPDSYVRQFERLRCQLEAERWFVCGQSLGASLTLRYALSHPERVTAQIFTNSRSALSDNIPAEAMKPVAERLIKEGRKVIDNFPLHPARSRRLKPEIKQALVEDVKLIDVHGLAYTMLYTVTACSVRRVIHQNRVPTLLVVGRFDKQFASLLEFVQQTMPKLEALVFDGGHAVNIDAPERFNEAVQGFISRFIDI, encoded by the coding sequence ATGTCAAATCAGGCGCTCTATTACGAAGTACACGGCAGCCATGGGCCTTTTATCCTCTTGGTTCACGGTATCCTCTCCAGCCGCGCCCAGTGGAAGCTCAACCTGGAAGCGCTCAAGGCCTTCAGCCGGCCGGTCATCATCGAGCTGTTCGGACATGGGCGTTCGCCCGCGCCCGACGATCCTGAATGTTACAGCCCTGACAGTTACGTGCGCCAGTTCGAGCGGCTTCGCTGTCAACTGGAGGCGGAACGCTGGTTCGTGTGCGGCCAGTCGCTCGGCGCGTCGCTGACCCTCCGCTACGCCCTCTCTCATCCTGAACGCGTCACGGCTCAGATTTTCACAAACTCGCGGTCGGCCCTTTCTGACAACATCCCGGCAGAAGCCATGAAACCGGTGGCAGAGCGTCTTATCAAGGAGGGTCGTAAAGTAATTGATAATTTTCCGCTGCATCCGGCGCGGAGCCGTCGTCTCAAGCCCGAGATCAAGCAGGCCCTGGTTGAAGACGTGAAATTGATTGACGTCCACGGACTTGCTTATACGATGCTCTATACCGTCACCGCCTGCTCGGTACGCCGGGTGATTCATCAAAACCGGGTCCCGACCCTGCTGGTTGTCGGCCGTTTCGACAAGCAGTTTGCCTCGCTGCTGGAGTTTGTCCAGCAAACCATGCCAAAGCTTGAGGCGCTGGTTTTTGACGGCGGCCATGCAGTCAACATTGATGCGCCCGAGCGGTTTAATGAAGCGGTGCAAGGATTTATTTCACGATTTATTGATATCTGA
- a CDS encoding MFS transporter → MKIHRGPRLFYGWWIVIACSVLGVLSSSSRFSFTLFFPTLLEDLEWTRARLAFGFTVSWWVSSITALIAGPVVDRYGPRLVMTLGGFLTLVGLVLTSRMSNVKEFYIYFGIILAVGGGLAHGVPAASTVRKWFSRRAGLAVSISSVGGGMGLGAIALVAPWLIKVLGWRGSWFYLGLVLGAGIMLISFLVIRKDPESMGLLPDGVQKPSNDPAAGPAAPVASVLEWEDWTVREAFRTRSYWCLVAGHAIISIPLMGALTHMAIWGVDIIHALGIPVEAGMGKIQFSIFASAMAAVIGAFLGGALSDRVGRKPVFTASFILYGASMIYGAVITQAVPSLAGVIIFNISAGFFYGLGMSLWTVYVGDIFGRAALGALYGLLFFIGGVVGGSGAVLYGFMRDLTGSYVLAFTLGAVCSLATLILTLLTGMEKKRTAS, encoded by the coding sequence GTGAAAATACATCGAGGCCCGCGCTTGTTTTACGGATGGTGGATCGTCATCGCCTGCAGCGTTCTCGGTGTGCTGTCCAGCTCATCCAGGTTTTCCTTCACCCTGTTTTTCCCGACTTTGCTTGAGGATTTGGAATGGACCAGGGCCAGGCTGGCCTTTGGTTTTACAGTCAGCTGGTGGGTCTCGTCAATTACGGCCTTGATTGCAGGCCCGGTTGTGGACAGATATGGGCCCAGACTCGTCATGACTCTCGGCGGGTTTTTAACTCTCGTCGGGCTGGTGCTCACCTCCCGGATGTCGAATGTCAAGGAGTTTTATATCTACTTCGGGATCATTTTAGCCGTGGGAGGCGGATTGGCCCACGGGGTTCCGGCCGCCTCGACGGTGAGGAAGTGGTTTTCCCGGCGGGCCGGTCTGGCCGTGTCAATTTCATCTGTGGGCGGAGGCATGGGACTGGGGGCCATCGCCCTGGTGGCCCCGTGGCTGATCAAGGTCTTGGGCTGGCGCGGTAGCTGGTTTTACCTGGGTCTTGTCCTCGGAGCCGGGATCATGCTCATTTCCTTCCTGGTCATAAGAAAGGACCCTGAATCCATGGGCCTGCTGCCAGACGGCGTTCAGAAGCCGTCGAACGACCCCGCCGCAGGGCCGGCTGCGCCAGTAGCGTCCGTTCTTGAATGGGAGGACTGGACGGTGCGGGAGGCCTTCAGGACCCGTTCCTACTGGTGCCTGGTGGCCGGGCACGCCATCATCAGCATCCCGCTCATGGGCGCGCTGACCCACATGGCGATCTGGGGCGTGGATATCATACACGCCCTGGGCATCCCGGTCGAGGCGGGCATGGGCAAGATCCAGTTCAGCATCTTCGCCTCGGCCATGGCCGCGGTCATCGGGGCCTTTCTCGGCGGCGCCCTGTCCGACCGCGTGGGCCGGAAACCTGTTTTCACCGCCAGTTTCATCCTTTACGGAGCTTCCATGATCTACGGGGCTGTCATCACCCAGGCGGTTCCGTCGCTGGCTGGCGTGATTATTTTTAACATATCGGCCGGATTCTTCTATGGCCTGGGTATGTCTTTATGGACCGTATACGTGGGGGACATCTTCGGGCGCGCCGCCCTGGGCGCGCTTTACGGCCTGCTCTTTTTTATCGGAGGCGTCGTTGGAGGCAGCGGGGCGGTTCTTTACGGATTCATGCGTGATCTGACCGGATCATACGTCCTGGCTTTTACATTGGGCGCCGTGTGTTCTTTAGCGACCCTGATCCTGACTCTGCTGACCGGAATGGAAAAAAAGCGAACCGCCTCATGA
- a CDS encoding alkaline phosphatase family protein, with protein sequence MAKMPKKAVVIGMDAASPTFISQYVEEGVLPNFKKLIDGGVMAEHCLVPFPTVTPPNWTTIVTGSWAGTHCITDFHVHNPGDPLHKIHQGFDANECKAEFIWERAAKAGKKSIVFNYPSSWPPRVKEGVIMLGGGGLTPGEWRRPFRGLNSGINFSGEHLFTTEILPGAVRVKFEEAEDWENVPESQGEEDLEAVAGLNFQQAMEEPAPTSWYVLAQDTQGDGYDKVTVSPSRDYSEAFFTIGVGEWSQKITTTLKLKNGEEKVVHFRAKLLELSDDAEDFRLYFTSLGQESGWSFPEEVCTEIKSKEGVMANNGGYVAYTLEWIDLDTYMEVTNWQNIFYADAVEYLLKNKEWDLFFMHAHAPDWFYHAAITDMEPLVTKDEEKVKKTRKADRSLYQSLDRMLGRIMEAAGKDALIIIVSDHGATANGPTVNPNEIMEKAGLLVFEEVEKAKGGDASDIMSAKIVPRFPNRPNHKKSKVIPQREIHVYINLKGRDPDGIVEPEDYGNVQRQIIDALLTWKDPQTGTRPIAMALSKQDARILGLYGDYVGDVIYALYPEFGGQHGQQLPASSYGIGDQRSVMILNGPGLKKGYKMQRTMWLTDIVPTLSYALDLPVADTVEGAVVYQIFEDPNFKLK encoded by the coding sequence ATGGCCAAAATGCCCAAGAAGGCTGTGGTGATCGGCATGGATGCCGCATCCCCAACGTTTATATCGCAGTATGTCGAGGAAGGCGTTCTTCCCAATTTCAAGAAACTGATTGACGGCGGAGTCATGGCGGAGCACTGCCTGGTTCCCTTCCCCACGGTGACCCCGCCGAACTGGACCACCATCGTTACCGGGAGCTGGGCGGGTACCCACTGCATCACCGATTTTCACGTTCACAATCCCGGCGATCCGCTGCACAAAATTCATCAGGGCTTTGACGCCAATGAATGCAAGGCGGAATTTATCTGGGAGAGAGCGGCCAAGGCCGGCAAAAAAAGCATCGTCTTCAACTATCCCTCTTCCTGGCCTCCGCGCGTCAAGGAGGGGGTCATCATGCTCGGGGGCGGAGGGCTTACCCCCGGGGAATGGCGCCGGCCATTTCGAGGCCTGAACTCTGGAATCAATTTCTCCGGTGAACATCTCTTTACCACCGAGATCTTACCCGGCGCGGTGCGGGTTAAGTTCGAGGAGGCTGAGGACTGGGAGAATGTCCCGGAGTCTCAGGGCGAAGAGGACCTGGAAGCGGTGGCGGGGCTGAATTTTCAGCAGGCCATGGAAGAGCCAGCCCCGACCTCCTGGTATGTCCTGGCGCAGGATACTCAGGGCGACGGTTATGACAAGGTCACGGTCTCCCCGAGCCGGGACTATAGCGAAGCCTTTTTTACTATTGGCGTGGGCGAGTGGAGCCAGAAGATCACCACGACCCTGAAGCTTAAAAACGGTGAAGAAAAGGTGGTTCATTTCAGGGCCAAGCTCCTGGAGCTTTCCGATGACGCTGAGGATTTCAGGCTCTACTTCACTTCCCTGGGCCAGGAAAGCGGCTGGTCCTTTCCGGAAGAGGTCTGCACTGAAATCAAGTCCAAGGAAGGGGTCATGGCCAATAACGGCGGATACGTGGCCTACACCCTGGAATGGATTGACCTCGACACTTATATGGAGGTCACGAACTGGCAGAATATCTTCTACGCCGACGCCGTGGAGTATCTGCTGAAAAACAAGGAGTGGGACCTTTTCTTCATGCACGCCCATGCCCCGGACTGGTTCTACCACGCCGCCATTACAGACATGGAGCCTCTTGTCACCAAGGACGAGGAGAAGGTCAAAAAAACGAGGAAGGCGGACCGGAGCCTGTACCAGAGCCTGGACCGGATGCTGGGGAGGATCATGGAGGCGGCCGGAAAGGACGCCCTGATCATAATCGTTTCAGACCACGGCGCCACAGCTAACGGCCCGACCGTCAACCCGAACGAGATCATGGAAAAGGCGGGCTTGCTGGTATTCGAGGAGGTCGAGAAGGCTAAAGGAGGAGATGCTAGCGATATCATGAGCGCTAAAATCGTCCCGCGATTTCCCAATAGACCAAATCACAAGAAATCAAAGGTCATCCCCCAGAGGGAGATTCACGTCTATATCAACCTCAAAGGCAGAGACCCGGACGGGATCGTGGAACCCGAGGACTACGGAAACGTCCAGCGGCAGATCATTGACGCCCTGCTGACCTGGAAGGACCCGCAGACTGGCACAAGGCCCATCGCCATGGCCCTCTCCAAGCAGGACGCCCGTATCCTGGGCCTGTATGGCGATTATGTCGGCGATGTCATCTATGCGCTTTACCCTGAATTCGGAGGCCAGCACGGCCAGCAGCTCCCGGCGTCATCGTACGGTATCGGCGACCAGCGCTCGGTCATGATCCTGAATGGGCCGGGTCTGAAAAAGGGGTACAAGATGCAAAGGACCATGTGGTTGACCGACATCGTGCCCACGCTCAGCTACGCCCTTGACCTGCCCGTGGCTGACACCGTGGAAGGCGCTGTCGTGTACCAGATCTTTGAAGACCCGAATTTTAAACTCAAGTAA
- a CDS encoding GYD domain-containing protein, which yields MPLFMMFGKYSSEALKGVSSERTDKAEELIGKHGGKVVSMYAALGEYDLVFTIDFPDAEKALTASVALNKLTGVSFTTSPVVEIKEFDKLVSEV from the coding sequence ATGCCTCTATTCATGATGTTCGGGAAATACTCTTCCGAGGCCCTCAAAGGCGTCAGCTCCGAACGGACTGATAAAGCCGAGGAGCTGATCGGCAAGCACGGCGGAAAGGTCGTTTCTATGTATGCCGCGCTTGGAGAATACGACCTTGTCTTTACCATAGATTTCCCAGATGCCGAAAAGGCGCTGACCGCCTCGGTGGCATTGAACAAATTAACGGGAGTCTCCTTTACGACCTCGCCTGTGGTGGAAATCAAAGAATTTGATAAGCTGGTGAGTGAGGTCTGA
- a CDS encoding alpha/beta hydrolase, whose translation MARMVNEEELKHHFIEATGLNWHYVEMGRGEPVVLLHGLPESWYSWRYQIPALAEHFRVIAPDLKGYGQSVKRDGDYSMPGVIRELTALLDAMGLDRYRLAGHDWGGLIASFLAVSDAERIVGYCHMSTPTLRYDPKMAPHHRQFRENPEQVIRLMKNAEQFIHGVYQSSCLKGVNAISEEELARAIEEAGYPGVAEALPRYFRDSVGAEGVNTMERWGKMTFPVRFIYPDHDPRQPLDYVRPGLEEAVPGFESFVVINDSGHFSIWEQPDQVNRAMLEFFLGS comes from the coding sequence ATGGCCAGAATGGTTAACGAAGAGGAACTCAAACATCATTTCATCGAGGCGACCGGGTTGAACTGGCACTACGTGGAAATGGGCCGGGGCGAGCCGGTGGTCCTGCTGCACGGCCTGCCTGAAAGCTGGTATTCCTGGCGCTACCAGATTCCGGCCCTGGCCGAGCATTTTCGCGTCATAGCCCCGGACCTCAAAGGTTACGGGCAGTCGGTCAAGCGCGACGGCGATTACTCCATGCCAGGCGTCATCCGTGAGCTTACGGCTCTGCTGGACGCTATGGGCCTGGATAGATACCGGCTGGCCGGACACGACTGGGGAGGTCTCATCGCCTCCTTCCTGGCTGTCAGTGACGCCGAGCGAATCGTGGGATACTGTCACATGTCCACGCCGACGCTTCGCTACGATCCCAAAATGGCCCCGCATCACCGCCAGTTTCGCGAAAACCCGGAACAGGTCATCAGGCTCATGAAAAACGCCGAGCAGTTTATTCATGGGGTTTACCAGAGTTCATGCCTGAAGGGGGTTAATGCCATATCCGAAGAAGAACTGGCCCGGGCCATTGAGGAAGCCGGGTATCCGGGCGTGGCCGAGGCTCTCCCCCGCTACTTCCGGGACAGTGTAGGGGCAGAAGGCGTGAACACCATGGAAAGGTGGGGGAAGATGACTTTTCCGGTGCGGTTCATTTACCCAGACCACGACCCCCGCCAGCCTCTGGATTACGTTCGTCCCGGCCTGGAAGAGGCGGTGCCGGGTTTTGAGAGCTTCGTTGTCATCAACGATTCCGGCCATTTCTCCATATGGGAACAGCCGGATCAGGTCAACAGGGCCATGCTCGAATTCTTTCTGGGTTCATAA
- a CDS encoding NYN domain-containing protein, whose amino-acid sequence MALHLIIDGYNFIRQSQSLSRQEARGLGFGREALLARLASYRRIKPHPVTVVFDAAEGPIQRQTAEKTRGIKVVYSSARETADQVIIRLARRMGSQAVVVSSDQALCQAVEAAGATAVSSPEFEERMEQASCSDKKGVEEEEEDYQPSRSTRKKGPARRPSRAARRRKSRLSKI is encoded by the coding sequence ATGGCCCTGCATCTGATCATTGACGGTTACAATTTCATTCGTCAGAGCCAGAGCCTTTCCCGGCAGGAGGCCCGGGGGCTTGGATTCGGCCGCGAGGCGCTCCTGGCCCGCCTGGCCTCATACAGGCGCATCAAGCCCCATCCCGTCACCGTGGTCTTTGATGCGGCCGAAGGGCCGATCCAGAGGCAGACCGCGGAAAAGACCCGTGGCATCAAGGTGGTTTACTCTTCAGCCAGAGAGACGGCCGACCAGGTCATTATCCGCCTGGCCCGGCGCATGGGTTCGCAGGCGGTGGTGGTCAGCTCGGACCAGGCCTTATGCCAGGCCGTGGAAGCCGCTGGAGCCACGGCTGTTTCCTCCCCGGAGTTTGAAGAACGCATGGAACAGGCCTCCTGTTCAGACAAAAAAGGGGTGGAAGAAGAAGAGGAAGACTACCAGCCCTCCCGATCCACTCGCAAGAAGGGTCCGGCGCGGCGGCCGTCTCGCGCCGCCCGGCGCCGCAAGTCCCGTCTGAGCAAGATTTAG
- a CDS encoding CopD family protein, whose protein sequence is MKRKLCVAALLLVTAGFLFLSIVSPAQATEVYARKTGKGCIFCHEQSTGGALKTVGFAYIKNGYQYPIPERILKKAEALQTPFRKTLRFIIGYIHLLAAIVFFGAIFYIHIFVNPARLTGGIPKAERILGLSCMVTLTLSGIYLTWARISRWEQFFNNTFGLMLFIKILLFALMVAIGVTAITVVNRRMKRERQKPGLELDTEEITRANLSYFDGSSGQPAYVIFENKLYDVSESEKWKGGRHLGKHTAGQDLTEALLQDAPHGPEVLERVKYRGEISAEQIEPLKARPAQKVFIVMAYTNLAIIFLILACISVWRWGFPLSLLPERRAEVLAGKSCIQCHQAKTPGIFHDWQASVHARVGVDCYKCHMAASDDLASRAHFENNPNPIAVVVTPQRCASCHPEEARQYALSKHANTHAIIWKVDHWLNDGMNNAIERLSGCYACHGTVVKVQHGKPVSGTWPNVGVGRINPDGSLGSCSSCHTRHRFSMVEARKPEACEQCHLGPDHPQIEIYNESKHGSIYHAEGDGWTWSPDDRKWQAGRDFRTPTCAACHMSAAGAVPRTHDLTERLAWETQAPLTVRPSAFKPFPARTDWKEERQKMKQVCLQCHSPSWTDGHFHNLDKVVSNYNENYFKPIKARLDELYDEGLLSRERYFDEPLEWEFYELWHHEGRRARMGAAMMAPDYAWWHGFYELKHRFNHIIQTAQELRKRGQGPVYKEFPGKYEK, encoded by the coding sequence ATGAAGCGGAAATTATGTGTGGCAGCGCTCCTTCTGGTTACGGCCGGTTTCCTTTTCCTGTCCATTGTTTCGCCGGCACAGGCGACCGAGGTCTATGCCAGGAAAACCGGGAAAGGCTGCATCTTCTGCCATGAGCAAAGCACCGGCGGGGCGCTCAAGACCGTCGGTTTTGCTTATATAAAAAACGGCTACCAGTATCCGATTCCCGAAAGGATACTGAAAAAGGCCGAAGCCCTGCAAACCCCTTTCCGCAAGACCCTGAGATTCATCATAGGCTACATTCATCTCCTGGCGGCCATCGTGTTTTTCGGGGCCATTTTTTATATCCATATCTTTGTGAACCCCGCGCGTCTCACGGGCGGCATCCCCAAGGCGGAACGCATCCTGGGCCTTTCCTGTATGGTCACCCTGACTCTAAGCGGCATCTACCTGACCTGGGCGCGCATCAGCAGGTGGGAGCAGTTCTTTAACAACACCTTCGGCCTCATGCTTTTCATCAAAATCCTCCTCTTTGCCTTGATGGTCGCCATTGGCGTCACCGCCATCACCGTGGTAAACCGCCGCATGAAAAGGGAGAGGCAGAAGCCGGGCCTTGAGCTTGACACCGAAGAAATCACCCGGGCGAACCTGAGCTATTTTGACGGCTCCTCAGGCCAACCGGCCTATGTAATCTTTGAAAACAAGCTCTACGATGTCAGTGAGAGTGAGAAATGGAAGGGAGGGCGGCATTTAGGGAAGCACACCGCCGGTCAGGACCTAACCGAGGCCCTGCTGCAGGATGCGCCTCACGGTCCGGAGGTCCTGGAAAGGGTGAAATATCGCGGTGAAATTTCAGCAGAACAGATAGAGCCGCTAAAAGCCAGACCGGCTCAAAAGGTTTTTATCGTCATGGCCTACACCAATCTGGCGATCATTTTTTTGATTCTGGCCTGCATTAGTGTCTGGCGGTGGGGGTTTCCCTTGAGCCTGCTGCCTGAAAGACGGGCGGAGGTTCTGGCGGGAAAAAGCTGTATCCAGTGTCATCAGGCCAAAACGCCTGGCATATTTCATGACTGGCAGGCCAGCGTTCACGCCAGGGTCGGCGTGGACTGTTACAAGTGTCATATGGCTGCCTCGGATGACCTGGCCAGCCGGGCGCATTTTGAAAATAACCCCAACCCCATCGCCGTGGTGGTGACGCCGCAGAGGTGCGCCAGTTGCCATCCTGAGGAGGCCAGGCAGTATGCCTTGAGCAAACACGCGAACACGCATGCCATTATATGGAAGGTGGACCACTGGTTAAATGACGGCATGAACAACGCCATTGAACGGCTGAGCGGCTGCTATGCCTGTCACGGAACCGTGGTCAAGGTTCAGCATGGAAAGCCCGTTTCAGGCACCTGGCCGAACGTGGGAGTCGGCCGCATCAACCCCGATGGCAGCCTGGGTAGTTGCAGCAGCTGCCACACCCGGCACCGGTTTTCCATGGTGGAGGCGAGAAAGCCGGAGGCCTGCGAACAGTGTCATCTTGGACCCGACCACCCGCAGATAGAGATTTACAACGAATCCAAACATGGCAGCATCTACCACGCCGAAGGCGACGGATGGACCTGGAGTCCTGATGATAGAAAGTGGCAGGCAGGCAGAGATTTCCGGACGCCCACCTGTGCGGCCTGCCATATGTCCGCCGCCGGAGCGGTTCCCCGCACGCATGACCTCACGGAAAGGCTCGCCTGGGAGACGCAGGCCCCGTTGACGGTGAGACCCAGCGCCTTCAAACCCTTTCCGGCCCGAACAGACTGGAAAGAAGAACGCCAAAAAATGAAGCAGGTCTGTTTGCAGTGTCACTCCCCAAGCTGGACCGACGGTCATTTCCATAATCTGGACAAGGTGGTCTCCAATTACAATGAGAATTATTTCAAACCAATAAAGGCGCGCCTAGACGAGCTTTATGATGAGGGCCTGCTTTCAAGGGAAAGATATTTCGACGAACCCCTGGAATGGGAATTCTACGAGTTGTGGCATCACGAAGGCAGGAGAGCCAGAATGGGCGCGGCCATGATGGCGCCTGATTACGCCTGGTGGCACGGCTTCTATGAATTGAAACACCGCTTCAACCATATCATCCAGACCGCCCAAGAGCTAAGAAAACGGGGCCAAGGCCCGGTTTATAAAGAGTTTCCAGGAAAATATGAAAAGTAA